In Asanoa sp. WMMD1127, one genomic interval encodes:
- a CDS encoding NUDIX domain-containing protein: MTPALEPVRRIAAYAVCTGGSGRVLLVRASTRSGTPGAWSLPGGAVDHGEDPNHTVVRESAAETGLSITVTGLRDVLADMRALPHRGVTIHTDRLIYAASVRGGTLVDRVGQPTDLARWHTLDEAKGLPLRPFTANALGLPPGSIDMRPDETPDFPSFYAAPGPDGLHRAQRFAAYAVATDPAGRVLLTRVAAGYPGAGCWHLPGGGTDFGEQPGEALLRELVEETGQAGRLVSLLGVASHRDAASLGPEGYPIDWHGVRAFYRVAVETPVIPKVADVGGSTDAARWFPVEELRGLPDDAITEVTADAVRAAFPEQPQP; the protein is encoded by the coding sequence GTGACCCCCGCGCTCGAGCCTGTCCGCCGCATCGCCGCTTACGCCGTCTGCACCGGCGGCAGCGGCCGCGTGCTGCTCGTGCGGGCGTCCACCCGGTCGGGCACGCCGGGCGCCTGGTCCCTTCCGGGCGGCGCGGTCGATCACGGCGAAGACCCCAACCACACGGTCGTCCGCGAGAGCGCCGCCGAGACCGGCCTGTCCATCACCGTGACCGGCCTGCGCGACGTGCTCGCCGACATGCGCGCCCTGCCGCACCGCGGCGTCACCATCCACACCGACCGGTTGATCTACGCCGCCTCGGTGCGCGGCGGCACCCTGGTCGACCGGGTCGGCCAGCCCACCGACCTGGCCCGCTGGCACACCCTCGACGAGGCCAAGGGCCTGCCGCTGCGCCCGTTCACGGCCAACGCGCTCGGCCTGCCGCCCGGCTCGATCGACATGCGCCCCGACGAGACGCCCGACTTCCCGTCGTTCTACGCCGCCCCCGGTCCCGACGGCCTGCACCGCGCGCAGCGCTTCGCGGCCTACGCGGTCGCCACCGACCCGGCCGGCCGCGTGCTGCTGACCCGGGTCGCCGCGGGCTACCCGGGCGCCGGCTGCTGGCACCTGCCCGGCGGCGGCACCGACTTCGGTGAGCAGCCCGGCGAGGCCCTGCTCCGCGAGCTCGTCGAGGAGACCGGCCAGGCCGGCCGCTTGGTCTCCCTGCTCGGCGTGGCCAGCCACCGCGACGCGGCGTCGCTCGGTCCCGAGGGCTATCCGATCGACTGGCACGGTGTCCGCGCGTTCTACCGGGTCGCCGTCGAGACCCCGGTGATCCCCAAGGTCGCCGACGTCGGCGGCTCCACGGACGCGGCCCGCTGGTTCCCGGTCGAGGAGCTCCGCGGCCTTCCTGACGACGCGATCACCGAGGTGACCGCCGACGCCGTCCGCGCCGCCTTCCCGGAGCAGCCGCAGCCGTAA
- a CDS encoding PspC domain-containing protein → MTTSVNPPYKQLRRTSDDKIIAGVCGGLARYFGVDPVLMRVIFAVTVVLTGGLALLAYPVLWFLMPEAPPGADVWPGATGQNWQTQTHGASPYQPPTYQPPAPGPQAGTGTNEGDAPRA, encoded by the coding sequence ATGACGACGAGCGTGAACCCACCGTACAAACAGCTACGCCGGACCAGTGACGACAAGATCATCGCAGGTGTCTGCGGCGGCCTCGCCCGTTACTTCGGCGTCGACCCCGTGCTGATGCGGGTGATCTTCGCGGTCACCGTGGTCCTTACCGGCGGCCTGGCCCTGCTCGCCTACCCGGTGCTCTGGTTCCTGATGCCGGAGGCGCCGCCCGGGGCCGACGTGTGGCCGGGCGCGACCGGGCAGAACTGGCAGACCCAGACCCACGGCGCGAGCCCGTACCAGCCGCCGACCTACCAGCCGCCGGCGCCGGGCCCGCAGGCCGGGACCGGGACGAACGAAGGAGATGCGCCCCGCGCCTGA
- the guaA gene encoding glutamine-hydrolyzing GMP synthase produces the protein MTTPRPVLVVDYGAQYAQLIARRVREAKVYSEIVPHTMPVAEMLAKDPVAIILSGGPSSVYEVGAPQVASDLFETGVPVFGICYGFQAMAQALGGTVAHTGKREFGGTQLRVAPEAGVLLRDLPSTLPVWMSHGDSVTAAPEGFTVTAATPGAQVAAFEDLAGRRAGTQFHPEVMHTAHGQDVLTRFLYDIAGIEPSWTPANIIDDQVAAIRERVGDKEVICGLSGGVDSAVAAALVHKAVGDQLTCVFVDHGLLRAGEAEQVEKDYVAATGVKLKVVDAADRFLAALDGVTDPEQKRKIIGREFIRVFEQAAREVAAAGDVEFLVQGTLYPDVVESGGGTGTANIKSHHNVGGLPDDLAFSLVEPLRTLFKDEVRTLGTALGLPDAMVWRHPFPGPGLAIRIIGAVSRDRLEVLRAADLIAREELTAAGLDRDVWQFPVVLLADVRSVGVQGDGRTYGHPVVLRPVSSEDAMTADWSRLPYDVISRISTRITNEVREVNRVVLDVTSKPPGTIEWE, from the coding sequence ATGACCACGCCTCGCCCGGTTCTCGTCGTCGACTACGGCGCGCAGTACGCACAGCTGATCGCGCGCCGGGTGCGGGAGGCCAAGGTCTACTCGGAGATCGTGCCGCACACCATGCCGGTCGCGGAGATGCTGGCCAAGGACCCGGTCGCGATCATCCTGTCCGGCGGCCCCTCCAGCGTCTACGAGGTGGGCGCCCCGCAGGTCGCCAGCGACCTGTTCGAGACCGGTGTCCCGGTGTTCGGCATCTGCTACGGCTTCCAGGCGATGGCCCAGGCGCTCGGTGGCACGGTCGCCCACACCGGCAAGCGGGAGTTCGGCGGCACCCAGCTGCGCGTGGCCCCCGAGGCCGGTGTGCTGCTGCGTGACCTGCCGTCGACGTTGCCGGTCTGGATGAGCCACGGCGACAGCGTGACCGCGGCGCCGGAGGGCTTCACCGTCACCGCCGCGACGCCAGGCGCCCAGGTGGCCGCGTTCGAGGACCTGGCCGGGCGGCGGGCCGGCACGCAGTTCCACCCCGAGGTCATGCACACCGCGCACGGGCAGGACGTGCTGACCCGGTTCCTCTACGACATCGCCGGCATCGAGCCGAGCTGGACGCCCGCCAACATCATCGACGACCAGGTCGCCGCGATCCGGGAACGGGTCGGCGACAAGGAGGTCATCTGCGGCCTGTCCGGCGGCGTCGACTCCGCGGTCGCGGCGGCGCTCGTCCACAAGGCCGTCGGTGACCAGCTCACCTGCGTGTTCGTCGACCACGGGCTGCTGCGGGCCGGCGAGGCGGAGCAGGTCGAGAAGGACTACGTGGCCGCCACGGGCGTCAAGCTCAAGGTGGTCGACGCGGCCGACCGCTTCCTCGCCGCCCTCGACGGCGTGACCGACCCCGAGCAGAAGCGGAAGATCATCGGCCGCGAATTCATCCGGGTCTTCGAGCAGGCGGCCCGCGAGGTCGCCGCCGCGGGCGACGTCGAGTTCCTCGTGCAGGGCACGCTCTACCCGGACGTGGTCGAGTCCGGCGGCGGCACCGGCACCGCCAACATCAAGTCGCACCACAACGTCGGCGGGCTGCCCGACGACCTGGCCTTCTCACTCGTCGAGCCGCTGCGGACCCTGTTCAAGGACGAGGTGCGTACGCTCGGCACCGCGCTCGGCCTGCCCGACGCGATGGTCTGGCGCCACCCGTTCCCGGGGCCGGGCCTGGCCATCCGGATCATCGGGGCGGTCAGCCGCGACCGGCTCGAGGTGCTCCGCGCGGCCGACCTGATCGCCCGCGAGGAGCTCACCGCCGCCGGCCTCGACCGCGACGTCTGGCAGTTCCCGGTGGTGCTGCTGGCCGACGTGCGCAGCGTCGGCGTCCAGGGCGACGGCCGCACCTACGGCCACCCGGTGGTGCTCCGGCCGGTGTCCAGTGAGGACGCGATGACCGCCGACTGGTCCCGGCTGCCCTATGACGTGATCTCCCGGATCTCGACCCGCATCACCAACGAGGTCCGCGAGGTCAACCGGGTCGTCCTCGACGTCACCAGCAAGCCGCCGGGCACCATCGAGTGGGAGTGA
- a CDS encoding GMC family oxidoreductase, protein MRYDVVVIGSGFGGSVAALRLVEKGYSVLVLEAGRRFADDELPATSWRLHRFLWAPRLRCFGIQRISVLRPAGRRSRGDKVLVLSGAGVGGGSLVYANTLYEPLPDLYADPQWHGIADWQAELAPHFDQAKRMLGVATYPRTTAADRAMRAVADRMGAGATFHPTPVGIHFGRPGETVADPYFGGAGPARTGCTHCGACMTGCRLGAKNSLVKNYLWLAERFGAEVRPLTTVVAVRPASGGYAVETVRTGGRRRSTVHADQVVFAAGALGTVSLLHRMRASGALPGLSPRLGALVRTNSESILGATVPGRSAVDYSEGAAITSSFHPDGRTHIEPVRYGRGSNAMGLLQSALVDGGPHRVRRLVATLAARPLTYLRALSVRDWSRRTVIALVMQSLDNSLTLDWRAGRFGGRLVSRPGHGAPNPTWVPAGNTAARLLAEEIGGVPGGSLTEAFDIPLTAHILGGAALGADPSTGVVDGYQRVYGHPGLHVVDGAAVPANLGVNPSLTITALAERALSFWPNKGSPDARPPLGSHYAQVPRVWPVRPAVPADAPGALRER, encoded by the coding sequence ATGCGGTACGACGTGGTCGTCATCGGATCGGGCTTCGGCGGCTCGGTGGCCGCGTTGCGCCTGGTGGAGAAGGGCTATTCGGTGCTCGTGCTGGAGGCCGGGCGGCGGTTCGCCGACGACGAGCTGCCCGCCACGTCCTGGCGCCTGCACCGCTTCCTCTGGGCACCCCGGCTGCGCTGCTTCGGCATCCAGCGGATCAGCGTGCTGCGCCCGGCCGGCCGGCGGTCGCGGGGCGACAAGGTGCTCGTCCTCTCCGGGGCGGGTGTCGGCGGTGGGTCGCTGGTCTACGCCAACACGCTCTACGAGCCGCTGCCCGACCTCTACGCCGACCCGCAGTGGCACGGCATCGCGGACTGGCAGGCCGAGCTCGCGCCCCACTTCGACCAGGCGAAACGGATGCTGGGCGTCGCGACGTACCCGCGTACGACGGCCGCCGACCGGGCCATGCGCGCGGTGGCCGACCGGATGGGCGCCGGCGCGACGTTCCACCCGACGCCGGTCGGCATCCACTTCGGCCGGCCGGGCGAGACGGTGGCCGACCCCTACTTCGGCGGTGCCGGGCCGGCGCGGACCGGGTGCACGCACTGCGGCGCCTGCATGACCGGCTGCCGGCTCGGCGCCAAGAACAGCCTGGTGAAGAACTACCTGTGGCTGGCCGAGCGGTTCGGCGCGGAGGTGCGGCCGTTGACCACCGTGGTGGCGGTGCGGCCCGCGTCCGGCGGTTACGCGGTCGAGACCGTGCGGACGGGTGGCCGGCGCCGGAGCACTGTGCACGCCGACCAGGTCGTGTTTGCCGCCGGCGCGCTCGGGACCGTGTCGCTGTTGCACCGGATGCGGGCGAGCGGGGCGCTGCCGGGTCTGTCGCCCCGGCTCGGCGCGCTGGTGCGCACCAACTCCGAGTCGATCCTCGGCGCCACGGTGCCGGGGCGCAGCGCCGTCGACTACTCCGAGGGCGCTGCCATCACGAGCTCGTTCCACCCCGACGGGCGTACGCACATCGAACCGGTCCGCTACGGGCGCGGCTCCAACGCGATGGGCCTGCTGCAGTCGGCGCTGGTCGACGGTGGCCCGCACCGGGTCCGGCGGCTGGTGGCCACGCTGGCGGCCCGGCCGCTGACCTACCTGCGCGCCCTGTCGGTGCGGGACTGGTCGCGCCGCACCGTGATCGCGCTGGTCATGCAGTCGCTCGACAACTCGCTGACGCTGGACTGGCGGGCGGGGCGGTTCGGCGGCCGGCTCGTCAGCCGGCCCGGGCACGGCGCGCCGAACCCGACCTGGGTGCCGGCCGGCAACACGGCCGCCCGGCTGCTGGCCGAGGAGATCGGCGGCGTGCCCGGCGGCTCGCTGACCGAGGCGTTCGACATCCCGCTGACCGCGCACATCCTCGGCGGCGCGGCGCTCGGGGCCGATCCGTCCACGGGGGTCGTCGACGGCTACCAGCGCGTCTACGGGCACCCGGGTCTGCACGTCGTCGACGGGGCGGCGGTGCCGGCCAACCTGGGCGTCAACCCGTCGCTGACGATCACCGCGTTGGCCGAGCGGGCGCTGTCGTTCTGGCCCAACAAGGGTTCGCCGGACGCGCGTCCGCCACTGGGCTCGCACTACGCACAGGTGCCCCGCGTGTGGCCCGTGCGCCCCGCCGTACCGGCCGACGCACCGGGGGCGCTGCGCGAGCGGTGA
- a CDS encoding LCP family protein, with protein sequence MTEAGNGAIGQRFGGRRALLVVAAAVVAVLLIGGVVFAVTRGGDPAPPAAAPGTSNPPAESAPTPSPTPTVQPGADIKGPLDILLVGVDTRVSVPGWEPHADAVLILHVTENLDRGYLFSLPRDLVVDIPRFPKSGYSGGRTKLTHAMSYGSRRGKGEPSATQGFELLRQTVSRYTGIKTFQAGAILNFGGFSKLVDELGGVDMYVDQKVVSQHRQPNGKPRTLRGGGYVGPQATYNPGNRHFAGWQAIDYARQRYTAGGDYTRQRHQQQLIKAILAKAMSTGLPTDAAGIERLFKALGNSVDVIAGERTPIEYGFALSKLGPANLTLVALPGASVGRGSGYRGEQLTSVGRGFISQLRAGKADAYLKANPKLVVKR encoded by the coding sequence GTGACAGAGGCGGGGAACGGCGCGATCGGTCAACGGTTCGGCGGACGCAGGGCCCTGCTGGTGGTCGCGGCGGCGGTCGTCGCGGTGCTGCTCATCGGCGGCGTGGTGTTCGCGGTGACCCGCGGCGGCGACCCGGCTCCCCCGGCGGCCGCGCCAGGGACGTCGAACCCGCCGGCCGAGAGCGCGCCGACGCCGAGCCCCACGCCGACCGTCCAACCCGGAGCGGACATCAAGGGACCGCTCGACATCCTGCTGGTCGGGGTCGACACCCGGGTCTCCGTGCCCGGCTGGGAGCCACACGCCGACGCGGTGCTGATCCTGCACGTGACCGAGAACCTCGACCGCGGCTACCTGTTCTCGCTGCCCCGCGACCTGGTCGTCGACATCCCGCGGTTTCCGAAGTCGGGCTACAGCGGCGGGCGGACCAAGCTGACCCACGCGATGAGCTACGGCAGCCGGCGCGGCAAGGGCGAGCCGTCGGCGACCCAGGGTTTCGAGCTGCTGCGCCAGACGGTCAGCCGCTACACCGGGATCAAGACGTTCCAGGCCGGCGCGATCCTCAACTTCGGCGGCTTCTCGAAGCTGGTCGACGAGCTCGGCGGCGTCGACATGTACGTGGACCAGAAGGTGGTGTCGCAGCACCGCCAGCCCAACGGCAAGCCGCGGACGCTGCGCGGGGGTGGCTACGTCGGCCCCCAGGCGACCTACAACCCGGGCAACCGGCACTTCGCCGGCTGGCAGGCGATCGACTACGCGCGGCAGCGCTACACGGCCGGCGGCGACTACACCCGGCAGCGCCACCAGCAGCAGCTCATCAAGGCGATCCTGGCCAAGGCCATGTCGACCGGCCTGCCGACCGACGCGGCCGGGATCGAGCGGCTGTTCAAGGCGCTGGGCAACTCGGTCGACGTGATCGCCGGCGAACGCACCCCGATCGAGTACGGCTTCGCCCTGTCGAAGCTGGGCCCGGCGAACCTGACGCTGGTCGCACTGCCCGGCGCGAGCGTCGGTCGGGGCAGCGGCTACCGCGGCGAACAGCTGACCTCGGTCGGCCGCGGGTTCATCAGTCAGCTCCGGGCCGGCAAGGCCGACGCCTATCTCAAGGCCAACCCGAAGCTGGTGGTCAAGCGCTAG
- a CDS encoding M1 family metallopeptidase, producing MIRRAAIAVLATLTIGGAAACTDSGQAGEDFSPGAAGIGDPYFPTYGNGGYDVTNYALKLRYDPASDRLEGTTTITATATQNLSRFNLDFRGPEVSAVTVDGAAAEQKRETDELVVTPGSGLRKDATFTTVVTYAGVPQPITSPELGTGGWLATPTGAIALGQPESASSWYPVNDHPRDKATFAVEMTVPDGIAALSNGVPGEKSTQGGWTTWRWTENEPLASYLTTMVIGDYRVTTGTHAGKPLVNAVANTIAKDSDADRAMARTGEVADFLATQFGPYPFDAYGGIVVDDDRIRYALETQSRPVYSDSFFSTSSSEWVVAHELAHQWFGDSVSIGAWKDIWLNEGFATYAEWLWAEHDTGTPVQTSFDRAYASVNWTDPSYDPGTAGLFGNSVYVRGGVAVHALRLEVGDDTFFRILKEWTAQKRNASVTTDEFIALAERISGKPLREFLMTWLTSKTAPPKPAG from the coding sequence ATGATCAGGCGAGCTGCCATCGCCGTCCTGGCGACCCTGACCATCGGCGGCGCGGCCGCCTGCACCGACTCCGGCCAGGCCGGGGAGGACTTCTCCCCGGGAGCGGCGGGCATCGGCGACCCCTACTTCCCGACCTACGGCAACGGTGGCTACGACGTCACCAACTACGCCCTGAAGCTGCGCTACGACCCGGCCAGCGATCGGCTCGAGGGCACGACGACGATCACCGCGACCGCCACCCAGAACCTGTCGCGGTTCAACCTGGACTTCCGCGGCCCCGAGGTTTCCGCCGTGACCGTCGACGGTGCCGCCGCCGAGCAGAAGCGCGAGACCGACGAGCTGGTCGTCACGCCGGGCAGCGGGTTGCGCAAGGACGCCACGTTCACGACGGTGGTGACCTACGCCGGGGTGCCGCAGCCGATCACCAGCCCCGAGCTGGGCACGGGCGGCTGGCTGGCCACTCCGACCGGCGCGATCGCCCTCGGGCAGCCGGAGTCGGCGAGCAGCTGGTACCCGGTCAACGACCACCCGCGCGACAAGGCCACCTTCGCGGTGGAGATGACCGTGCCGGACGGGATCGCCGCGCTGAGCAACGGCGTGCCCGGCGAGAAGTCCACGCAGGGCGGCTGGACCACCTGGCGGTGGACCGAGAACGAGCCGCTGGCCAGCTACCTGACCACGATGGTGATCGGCGACTACCGGGTCACCACGGGCACCCACGCGGGCAAGCCGCTGGTCAACGCCGTCGCCAACACGATCGCCAAGGACTCCGACGCGGACCGGGCGATGGCCCGCACCGGCGAGGTCGCCGACTTCCTGGCCACCCAGTTCGGGCCCTACCCCTTCGACGCGTACGGCGGCATCGTGGTCGACGACGACCGGATCCGCTATGCGCTGGAGACCCAGTCGCGGCCGGTCTACAGCGACTCGTTCTTCTCGACCTCGAGCAGTGAGTGGGTGGTCGCGCACGAGCTGGCCCACCAGTGGTTCGGCGACAGCGTGTCGATCGGCGCCTGGAAGGACATCTGGCTCAACGAGGGCTTCGCGACCTACGCGGAGTGGCTGTGGGCCGAGCACGACACCGGCACGCCGGTGCAGACCTCCTTCGACCGGGCGTACGCCAGCGTCAACTGGACCGACCCGAGTTACGACCCGGGCACGGCGGGGCTGTTCGGCAACTCCGTCTACGTCCGCGGCGGCGTCGCCGTGCACGCGCTGCGCCTCGAGGTCGGCGACGACACGTTCTTCCGGATCCTCAAGGAGTGGACGGCCCAGAAGCGCAACGCCAGCGTGACCACCGACGAGTTCATCGCCCTGGCTGAGCGGATCTCCGGCAAGCCGCTGCGCGAGTTCCTGATGACCTGGCTGACCTCGAAAACCGCCCCGCCGAAGCCCGCCGGCTAG
- a CDS encoding TMEM175 family protein yields MSDPAGTPASERERRGRTLDRAVSFSDAVMSIALTLLVLPLVDIATDDPEEPILHQLDRFAPQAFGFVVSFLVIAQFWGAHRRLWAYLVDLDERLLTINTLWLLLIVFLPYPTARLFSTEANDAGAAIFYLLVLFGIGALMLCQAWYIAMHPELRDPDDPRSLRDQILPTVGTTAVFALAILLTLVNRNAGLLSLLLLFVVQRFSAQRPRPETRS; encoded by the coding sequence ATGTCCGATCCAGCGGGCACCCCGGCCTCGGAACGCGAACGGCGCGGTCGAACCCTCGACCGCGCCGTCAGCTTCAGTGACGCCGTCATGTCGATCGCGCTGACCCTGCTCGTGCTGCCGCTGGTGGACATCGCCACCGACGACCCGGAGGAGCCGATCCTCCACCAGCTCGACCGGTTCGCGCCGCAGGCGTTCGGGTTCGTGGTCTCGTTCCTCGTGATCGCGCAATTCTGGGGCGCGCACCGCCGGCTGTGGGCCTACCTGGTGGACCTCGACGAGCGCCTGCTCACGATCAACACGCTCTGGCTGCTGCTGATCGTCTTCCTGCCGTACCCGACCGCCCGGCTGTTCTCCACGGAGGCCAACGACGCGGGCGCGGCCATCTTCTACCTGCTCGTGCTCTTCGGCATCGGCGCGCTGATGCTGTGCCAGGCGTGGTACATCGCCATGCACCCGGAACTGCGCGACCCCGACGACCCCCGCTCGCTGCGCGACCAGATCCTGCCGACCGTCGGCACCACCGCCGTGTTCGCGCTCGCGATCCTGCTGACGCTGGTCAACCGCAACGCCGGGCTGCTTTCGCTCCTCTTGCTGTTCGTGGTGCAACGCTTCTCCGCGCAGAGGCCGCGTCCTGAGACGCGGTCGTGA
- a CDS encoding GuaB3 family IMP dehydrogenase-related protein codes for MRDVVEIGLGKTAQRGYHLDDIAIVPSRRTRDVDDVSTAWQLDAYPFKIPCVGHPSDATMSPASAVALGQLGGLGVLNVEGLWTRYEDPRKILDELAGLDEDSPATRRLQEVYAEPIRPELIGERVREIREGGVTVAVRVSPQHTLALAPVILDAGVDILVIQGTLVSAEHVSTTDEPLNLKEFIADLDLPVIVGGCTDYKTALHLMRTGAAGVIVGVGADEWSTTDTVLGIRVPMATAIADAAAARRDYLDETGGRYVHLIADGDVQTSGDIAKALGCGADAVMLGEPLTQASEAPANGAWWHSVSSHPKLPRGAFGVAGPPLGSLEQLLFGPADDPDGQLNLFGGLKRAMAKCGYRDLKEFQKVGLVIDR; via the coding sequence GTGCGTGACGTGGTCGAGATCGGCTTGGGGAAGACCGCGCAGCGCGGCTATCACCTGGACGACATCGCGATCGTGCCCAGCCGTCGCACCCGCGACGTCGACGACGTGTCGACGGCGTGGCAGCTCGACGCGTACCCCTTCAAGATCCCCTGCGTGGGGCACCCGAGCGACGCCACGATGAGCCCGGCCTCGGCCGTGGCCCTGGGCCAGCTCGGCGGTCTCGGCGTGCTCAACGTCGAAGGCCTGTGGACCCGCTACGAGGACCCGCGCAAGATCCTCGACGAGCTGGCCGGGCTCGACGAGGACTCGCCGGCCACCCGCCGCCTCCAGGAGGTCTACGCCGAGCCGATCCGCCCCGAGCTGATCGGCGAGCGGGTCCGCGAGATCCGCGAGGGCGGCGTCACGGTCGCGGTCCGGGTCTCGCCGCAGCACACGCTGGCGCTGGCCCCGGTGATCCTCGACGCGGGCGTCGACATCCTGGTCATCCAGGGCACGCTGGTCTCGGCCGAGCACGTGTCGACCACCGACGAGCCGCTCAACCTCAAGGAGTTCATCGCCGACCTCGACCTGCCGGTCATCGTCGGCGGCTGCACCGACTACAAGACCGCGCTGCACCTGATGCGCACCGGCGCGGCCGGCGTGATCGTCGGGGTGGGCGCCGACGAGTGGTCGACCACCGACACCGTGCTGGGCATCCGGGTGCCGATGGCCACCGCGATCGCCGACGCGGCCGCGGCCCGCCGCGACTACCTCGACGAGACCGGCGGCCGCTACGTGCACCTGATCGCCGACGGCGACGTGCAGACCTCCGGCGACATCGCCAAGGCCCTGGGCTGCGGCGCCGACGCGGTGATGCTGGGCGAGCCGCTCACCCAGGCCAGCGAGGCCCCGGCCAACGGCGCCTGGTGGCACTCCGTGTCGAGCCACCCGAAGCTGCCCCGCGGCGCCTTCGGCGTGGCCGGACCGCCCCTGGGCAGCCTCGAGCAGCTGCTGTTCGGCCCGGCCGACGACCCCGACGGGCAGCTCAACCTGTTCGGTGGCCTCAAGCGCGCGATGGCCAAGTGCGGCTACCGCGACCTCAAGGAGTTCCAGAAGGTCGGCCTGGTCATCGACCGGTAG
- the guaB gene encoding IMP dehydrogenase: MDNSPVNDLPVGTFGDPGAGSAAAVPLGLTFDDVLLQPGESDVVPSQVSTGTLLTRNVRLGIPLMSSAMDTVTEARMAIAMARNGGIGVLHRNLSMEDQALQVDLVKRSEAGMITNPVTCSPDDTIRDVDALCGRYRISGVPVVDNAGALVGIVTNRDMRFVTNGNTPVHEVMTRMPLVTAGVGVTKDEALGLLRQHKVEKLPLVDESGRLRGLITVKDFTKSEQYPNATKDDAGRLRVAAAIGVGDEAYKRARLLIDAGVDVLMVDSSHGHSRNVLEMVARLKRETQVEVVGGNVATYAGAKAHVEAGADAVKVGIGPGAICTTRVVAGVGVPQITAIMEATRAAGPAGVPVIADGGIQFSGDIAKAIVAGAHSVMLGSLLAGCEESPGELIFVNGKQFKTYRGMGSLGAMQSRGQGRSYSKDRYFQDDVLSEDKLVPEGVEGQVPYRGPLSRVAHQLIGGLRAAMGYVGAPDIEQMHRRGQLIRITAAGLKESHPHDIQMTVEAPNYHSR, from the coding sequence ATGGACAACTCGCCCGTCAACGACCTGCCGGTCGGCACCTTCGGAGACCCGGGAGCCGGCTCCGCGGCCGCCGTGCCGCTCGGCCTGACCTTCGACGACGTGCTGCTGCAACCCGGCGAGAGCGACGTGGTGCCGAGCCAGGTGTCCACCGGCACATTGCTCACCCGCAACGTGCGTCTCGGCATCCCGCTGATGTCCAGCGCGATGGACACGGTCACCGAGGCCCGCATGGCGATCGCGATGGCCCGCAACGGCGGCATCGGCGTGCTGCACCGCAACCTGTCGATGGAAGACCAGGCGCTCCAGGTCGACCTCGTCAAGCGGTCCGAGGCGGGCATGATCACCAATCCGGTGACCTGCAGCCCCGACGACACCATCCGCGACGTCGACGCCCTCTGCGGGCGCTACCGCATCTCGGGCGTCCCGGTGGTCGACAACGCGGGCGCGCTGGTGGGCATAGTGACCAACCGCGACATGCGCTTCGTCACCAACGGCAACACCCCGGTGCACGAGGTGATGACCCGGATGCCGCTGGTCACGGCCGGCGTCGGGGTGACCAAGGACGAGGCCCTGGGGCTGCTGCGCCAGCACAAGGTCGAGAAGCTGCCGCTGGTCGACGAGAGCGGCCGGCTGCGCGGTCTGATCACGGTCAAGGACTTCACCAAGAGCGAGCAGTACCCCAACGCCACCAAGGACGACGCCGGCCGCCTCCGGGTCGCCGCGGCGATCGGCGTGGGCGACGAGGCCTACAAGCGCGCCCGGCTGCTCATCGACGCCGGTGTCGACGTGCTGATGGTCGACAGCTCGCACGGCCACAGCCGCAACGTGCTGGAGATGGTCGCCCGGCTCAAGCGCGAGACCCAGGTCGAGGTCGTGGGCGGCAACGTGGCGACCTACGCGGGCGCCAAGGCCCACGTCGAGGCCGGCGCCGACGCGGTCAAGGTCGGCATCGGCCCGGGCGCGATCTGCACCACCCGGGTGGTGGCCGGCGTGGGCGTGCCGCAGATCACCGCGATCATGGAGGCCACCCGGGCCGCCGGCCCCGCCGGTGTGCCGGTGATCGCCGACGGCGGCATCCAGTTCTCCGGCGACATCGCCAAGGCGATCGTGGCCGGCGCCCACTCGGTCATGCTGGGCAGCCTGCTGGCGGGCTGTGAGGAGAGCCCGGGCGAGCTGATCTTCGTCAACGGCAAGCAGTTCAAGACCTACCGGGGGATGGGGTCGCTGGGCGCGATGCAGTCCCGCGGCCAGGGCCGGTCCTACTCCAAGGACCGCTACTTCCAGGACGACGTGCTCAGCGAGGACAAGCTCGTGCCCGAGGGCGTCGAGGGCCAGGTGCCCTACCGCGGCCCGCTGTCCCGGGTGGCCCACCAGCTCATCGGCGGCCTGCGCGCGGCCATGGGCTACGTCGGCGCCCCCGACATCGAGCAGATGCACCGGCGCGGCCAGCTCATCCGGATCACCGCGGCCGGCCTCAAGGAGAGCCACCCGCACGACATCCAGATGACCGTCGAGGCCCCCAACTACCACAGCCGCTAA
- a CDS encoding DUF5319 domain-containing protein: MNDEPIDPFKDDPTAGLSDDAGDDDPSLDPLTEVERQDVLEDLADLEVYQALLGPVGIRGLVIECEDCHEPHYFDWDLLRGNLRHLLTSGRPRVHEPAYDPDPDHYVTWEYAKGYADGVHDTLADEADDPEPPGRPGSSGS; the protein is encoded by the coding sequence GTGAACGACGAGCCCATCGATCCGTTCAAGGACGACCCCACCGCGGGGCTCTCCGACGACGCGGGCGACGACGACCCGAGCCTCGACCCGTTGACCGAGGTCGAGCGGCAGGACGTGCTCGAAGACCTGGCCGACCTCGAGGTTTACCAGGCCCTGCTCGGGCCGGTCGGGATCCGCGGGCTGGTCATCGAGTGTGAAGACTGCCACGAGCCGCACTACTTCGACTGGGACCTGCTCCGCGGCAACCTGCGCCACCTGCTGACCTCAGGCCGGCCGCGGGTGCACGAGCCGGCCTACGACCCCGACCCCGACCACTACGTGACCTGGGAATACGCCAAGGGCTACGCCGACGGTGTGCACGACACCCTGGCCGACGAGGCCGACGATCCCGAGCCGCCCGGACGGCCGGGCAGCTCGGGATCATGA